The genome window GACCGCGGCGCTGTCGCCGCGCACCCGGTCCTGCGCCAGCCGCAGGGCGACCTCGGGCGCGGCCGACTGGGCCTGGGAAGCGGCGGCGCGACGTAGCGTCGCCACGCGCGCCGGGTCGTCCGGGAACAGGCGCTCGATCTCGACCAGGTGGCTGCCCTTGCCCATCAGCCCGAGCTTGAGCGCCGCCGCGTAGGAGACGTCGATGATGCGGTTGGCGTGGAAAGGCCCGCGGTCGTTGATGCGCACGATCACCGACCTGCCGTTCTCGACGCTGGTCACCCGCGCATAGGAGGGAATCGGCAGCGTCGGGTGGGCCGCCGTCATCTTGTTCATGTCGTAGAGTTCGCCCGACGAGGTCTTCTGGCCGTGGAACCTGTTGCCGTAGTAGCTGGCGATGCCGCGCTGGACGAAGGGCTCCTCGTGCAGGATGGGCACATAGGTCTGGCCGAACATCGAGTAGGGCCGGTTGGCCCACTTCACGTAGGGCTCGTACCTGACCACCGCGTCCGTGCCCCCCTGGCCGGAGGCCGGGTCGGCGCCCCCTTCCTTGTGGAAGCCGCCGCGCTTGGCCTCGGCCTGCGGCAGGCTGGGCGCCGCCACGTGCTTGGGCAGGATCTTGTGCAGCCAGGGAAAGGGCAGCAGCCGCTTGTGTTCCCCCTCCGGGGTGGTGGTGCTGCAACCGGCGACCAGCATTGCTACCGCAAGGGCCGCCGAAAAGTGACTTCGACCGGCCATTGGGTCGTCCTCCATCGATTACGTCTGCACCAGTTTACGGTGCCTTTGAATACTCATCAAGATGCCCGCGCCCAGGCCCAGCGTGATGAATGCCGTGCCGCCGTAGCTCATGAAGGGCAGCGGCACGCCCACCACCGGCAGGATGCCGGCCACCATGCCCATGTTGACGAAGGCATAGGTGAAGAAGATCATCGTGATCGCCCCCGCCAGCAGGCGCGAGAAGGTGTTCGGGGCATTGGCCGCGATCATCAGCCCGCGCCCGATCAGGAGCAGGTAGACGAGCAGCAGCACCAGGTTGCCGATGAAGCCGAATTCCTCCGAGTACACCGAGAACACGAAGTCGGTGGTGCGCTCCGGCACGAATTCAAGATAGCCCTGGGTGCCCTTCATGTAGCCCTTGCCCGCCATGCCGCCCGAGCCGATCGCGATGATCGACTGGATGATGTGGAAACCCTTGCCCAGCGGGTCGGAGGTAGGGTCGATCAGGGTCATCACCCGCTCGCGCTGGTAGTCGTGCATCATCGACCACCCGATCGGCAGGCTGGCCGCGCCGGCCACCGCCAGCGCGATGATGGCCTTCCACGACAGGCCGGCCAGGAAAATCACGTACAGGCCGGAGGCCGCGACCAGCAGCGCGGTGCCGAGGTCGGGCTGCTTGGCGATCAGGGTCACAGGGATCAGGAGCAGCACGGCCGCGACCACGAACGACTTCCAGCTCTCGACCGAAGCCTTGGTCTGGAAATACCAGGCCAGCATCAACGGCATCGCGATCTTGAGGATCTCGGAAGGCTGGATGTCGATCCCCAGGTGCAGCCAGCGCCGCGCGCCCTTCTTGATGATGCCGAACATGGCCACCGCGATCAGGAGCGCCACGCCGAAGGTGTAGATCGGCACCGCCAGGCGCATCAGGGTCTGAGGCGGGATGTTCGCCGCGATCCACATGATCGCGAAGGACAGCAGGAAGTTGCGGATCTGGTGCTCGACCCGGTCCGGGAAGTCGGCGCCGGCCGAGGTCATGGTGATCATGCTGATCGTCATGAGGACGAACAGGATCAGCGTCAGCGGTCCGTCGAAGACCGTGAAGTAGGGCCGCAGGCGGCGCCGCAGCGAGCGTCGTTCTGGAATGTGCGCCATGGCTTATTCCTTTCTGATGACGGCGGCGGGAACGGCCGCCACCTGTGCCGGGGCGACCGGGCGCGCCGCCGTCGTCGTCGCCGGGGCGGCGGCCGGAGCGGCGCCCTCCTTCGGCTTGGGCGGCGCGGGGCGCTTGCCCAGCAGGTAGTAGTCGAGCGCCTTGCGCGCGATCGGCGCCGCGGCGGCTGCGCCGAAGCCGGCGTTCTCCACCACCAGGGCGAGCGCGATGCGCGGATTGTCGGCCGGCGCGAAGGCCACGTACAGCGCGTTGTCGCGGTGCCGCTCGTCGATCGCGTTGGCGTTGTACTTCTGGCCCTTCAGGCCGATCACCTGCGCGGTGCCGGTCTTGCCGCCCGAGATGTAGCCGGCGTTGGCGAAGGCGCGGAAGCCCGTGCCGTAGGACTCCTGGGTCACGCCCACCATGGTGTGCTTGATGAAGTCGATGTTCTCCTGCTTGAGCGGGATGCGGCGGGTTTCCTTGGGCACGGTCAGGGTGCGCTGGCGGGTGGCGCCGTCCTCGATGATCTTGACCAGGTGGGGCTTCATCACCACGCCGTTGTTGGCCAGGGTCGACACCGCGTGCGCCAGCTGGATCATCGAATAGTTGTTGAAGCCCTGCCCGATCGAGACCGAGATGGTGTCGCCGCCCACCCACTTCTGGGCCGCGCGGTTGCGGCGGAAGCGCTGCGCCTTCCACTCCTTGGAGGGCAGCACGCCGGTCTTCTCGTGATCGAGGTCGATGCCGGTCGGCTCGCCGAAGCCGAACTGGCGCATGAAGCCCGAGATGCGGTCGATGCCCATCTCGTTGCCGAGCTGGTAGTAATAGGTGTCGCAGGACTCGACCACCGACTTGTACATGTCGACGTAGCCGTGGCCGCCCGGCTTGTCGTCGTTGAAGCGGTGCCCGCCCAGCATGAAGAAGCCGGGGTCGCGGATCGCGTCAGAGGGGCGGCGGAAGCCCAGCTCCAGCGCGGCCAGGGCCATGAAGGGCTTGAAGGTGGAGCCCGGCGGATAGGTGCCCGAGAGCGGACGGTTCATCAGCGGCCGGTCGAGCGAGGTATTGAGCTCGTTCCAGTTCTGGCTGTCGATGCCGTCCACGAACAGGTTAGGGTCGAAGCCGGGCCGCGAGACATAGGCCAGCACGTCGCCGGTGGCCGGCTCGATCGCGACCAGGGCGCCGCGCTGGTCGCCGAAGGCTTCCTCGACCACCTTCTGCAGCTCGATGTCGAGCGAGAGGATCAGGTTGCTGCCCGGGACAGGCGCGGTGCGCTTGAGGGTGCGGATCGCGCGCCCACCGGCCGAGCGCTCGACTTCCTCGTAGCCGGTCTGGCCGTGCAGGTAGCGCTCGTAACGCTTCTCCACGCCTTCCTTGCCGATATGCTCGGTGCCGTTGTAGTTGGCCGCGTCCTCGCTCTGCTCGAGGGCGTCGGCTTCCTTCTGGTTGATGCGGCCGATGTAGCCGATCACGTGCGAGGCGACCTCGCCCAGCGGGTACTGGCGGAACAGGCGCGCCTGCACTTCCACGCCCGGGAAACGGAAACGCTGTGCGGTGAAGCGCGCCACCTCGTCGTCGGTCAGGCGGGTGCGGATCGGCACGCTGGCGAAGCTGCGCGACTCTTCCATCAGGCGCTTGAAGCGGCGCCGGTCGCGCGGTTCGATGGTGACCAGCTTGGACAGCTCGTCGATCACCGAGTCCAGGTTGGCGTGCAGCTTGGACGGGGTGATCTCGAGGGTGTAGGCGGAATAGTTGCGCGCCAGGACCACGCCGTTGCGGTCCACGATCAGGCCGCGGTTGGGCACGATCGGCACCAGCGCGATGCGGTTGTCCTCGGCCTGGGCGGCGTACTGGTCGTGGTGCAGCACCTGAAGCCAGACGAAGCGCGCCACCAGCAGGCCGAAGCAGACGAAGACCAGCCCCACCAGCACCGTCAGGCGCAGGCGGAACTTGTGGATCTCGCGGTCGTTATCCTTGAATTCGGTCATGCGAAGGGCAAACGGGTCAGATCGGACGGGTATGGTCGCGGTCGACGGCGCGGCGCTGCGGCGCCAGCAGCAGCCAGGTGATCACCGGCCACAGGGCCACCGCCACCAGGCTCTCGACGAAGGTGAACAGGCCGGGGAAGCGCCCCGACACCGTGAAGTGGACGAAGGCCTGGATCGCCTGCGCCAGCAGCAGCAGCGGGAACACATGCATGGCCTGGGTCATCACGCGGAACCACAGCACGCGGCGGTGGATCATGATCGCGAGGTAGGACAGCAGGGTGTAGGCGAGCGCGTTCTCGCCCAGCAGGCTGGCGTCGTGCACGTCCATCAGCAGGCCCATGACGAAGGCCACGCCAATGCCGACCTTGCGCGGCTGGTGGATGCCCCAGAACACCAGGACCAGGGCCACGAAGTCGGGCGCGCCCACCCAGTGGCCCCAGGGCAGCAGGTTGAGCATGAAGGCGCAGACCAGGCTGAAGGTGATGAACAGCGGGCTGACGGGGAGCAGGATGTAATGCGGACGGTTACCGGGCATGTGCGGATCCTGGAATTAGGGGGTCGCGGCCGGCGCGGCCGGCGCCGGGCGGGTGGCGCCCGGTGTGAACAAAGGCGTCGCGCCGGGGTTCGCCGGGGCGCTGCGCTGCGCGGGAGTGCGGGCCGGCGATCCGGCGGGCGAACCGGCGGCCGGCGAACCGGCGCCAGCAGCGCCAGCGGCCGGCGCACGCGCCGCAGGCGCCGTGGTGGCGGGCGCGGCGGTCGCGGGTCCCGGCGTCGCCGTGGCGGCGCCCGCTGGCTGCGCGCCCGGAGCGGGAGCCACCGGTGCGCCGGCCGCCGGAGCGCCGGCCGCCGGTACGCCGGTCGCCGGAGCGCCGGCCGCCGGCACGCCGCCCGCCTGCGCGGGCGCGACGCCCGGCGGCGCCTGCGGCGGCAGCGGCGAGGCCGGCAGCGGCGGCTGCGGGACCGGCTCCATCTTCGGCAGCTTGCGCCCGGCGGCGACCTTGGCCTCCGCCTGGGGGCGCGGCGGCAGCGGCATCTGCGACATGATGACCAGCACCTGGCGGTTGCGGTCGACGCCGCCCAGCGGCTGGCCGATCACGCGTCCGAAGGAGCCGGCCGCCTTTTCCACCTGGACCACGCGCGCCACCGCCAGGCCGGCCGGATACATGCCGTCCAGGCCAGAGGTCACGAGCACGTCGCCGACCTGGATGTCGGCGTCCTGGGCCACGAAGCGCAGGTCGAGCTGGCCCGACTGGCCGCGGCCGTAGGCGATGCTGCGCAGGCCGCTGCGCAGCACCTGCACCGGAATCGCCTGCTCCTTGTCGGTCAGCAGGGTCACTTCGGAGGTAAAGGGGAAGACCCGAGTCACCTGGCCGATCACGCCGGCATGGTCGACGATCGGCAGGCCGAGCACCACGCCGTCGCGCGAACCGCGGTCTAGCACGATGCGGCGGGTGGACGGATCGCGCGCGTCGTACAGGACCTCGCTCATCAGGGTTTTCACCGGCAGCTGCTCGCGCGCTTCCATCAGGCGCCGCAGGTGGGCGTTCTCGGCGCTCTGGAACTGGGCCTGCTGGATCTGGCGCGCATGCAGCAACTGCTGGCTCTTGAGCTCGCGCACTTCCTTCTGCAAGGTCGACAGCGAAGAGAAATAGCCGCCCATCGAGGCCAGCGCCTCGCGCGGCATCAGGGCGGCCATCTGCACCGGGTAGAGCACGGTGGCGGCGACCTGGCGCACGCCGGCCAGCAAGTGCATGCGGGCGTCGACCACCAGCAGCACGATGGAGATCAGCGCGAACACCGTCACCTTGACGCGCGCCGGGGCACCCTGTTTGAAAAGCGGCGGAGGACTATATTCCATGACGGAAAGTTAAGAAAACCCTGGCTGCCAATGTCAAGGCGGGCAGTCGCGCGCGGTGTGTGCCGCGCGCCCTGCCCGCCCTGGGTCGTGATGATCCTGGATTATTCGTAGGAGAAGATCGAACCCAGCTTGTCCATGCGCTCGAGCGCCATGCCCGAGCCGCGCACCACGCAGGTCAGCGGATCTTCGGCCACCAGCACCGGCAGGCCGGTTTCTTCCATCAGCAGGCGGTCGAGGTCGCGCAGCAGCGCGCCGCCGCCGGTCAGCATCATGCCCTTCTCGGCGATGTCGGCGCCCAGTTCCGGCGGGGCCTGCTCCAGCGCGTTCTTGACGGCCGAGACGATGTTGTTGAGCGGGTCGGTCAGGGCTTCCAGGATCTCGTTGCTCGAGATGGTGAAGGAGCGCGGGATGCCTTCCGACAGGTTGCGGCCCTTGACTTCCATTTCCTTGACTTCGGAGCCCGGGAAGGCCGAACCGATGGCCTTCTTGATCGCTTCGGCGGTCTGTTCGCCGATCAGCATGCCGTAGTTGCGGCGGATGTAGTTGACGATCGCCTCGTCGAACTTGTCGCCGCCCACGCGCACCGAACCCTTGTACACCATGCCGCCCAGCGAGATGATGCCCACCTCGGTGGTGCCGCCGCCGATGTCGACCACCATCGAGCCGGTCGCGTCCGAGACCGGCAGGCCGGCGCCGATCGCGGCCGCCATCGGCTCTTCGATCAGGTAGACCTGGGAGGCGCCGGCGCCCAGCGCCGATTCGCGGATCGCGCGGCGCTCGACCTGGGTCGAGCCGCAGGGCACGCAGATGATGATGCGCGGCGAGGGGCG of Massilia sp. KIM contains these proteins:
- a CDS encoding septal ring lytic transglycosylase RlpA family protein; translation: MLVAGCSTTTPEGEHKRLLPFPWLHKILPKHVAAPSLPQAEAKRGGFHKEGGADPASGQGGTDAVVRYEPYVKWANRPYSMFGQTYVPILHEEPFVQRGIASYYGNRFHGQKTSSGELYDMNKMTAAHPTLPIPSYARVTSVENGRSVIVRINDRGPFHANRIIDVSYAAALKLGLMGKGSHLVEIERLFPDDPARVATLRRAAASQAQSAAPEVALRLAQDRVRGDSAAVAELAPPASQGYYVQLGSYSRAGTAEAVSEKLSQAGVAFGTLEVVKAGAVNRLFGGPFATRAEALEAARAIPSSFKLRPIVVRR
- the rodA gene encoding rod shape-determining protein RodA; protein product: MAHIPERRSLRRRLRPYFTVFDGPLTLILFVLMTISMITMTSAGADFPDRVEHQIRNFLLSFAIMWIAANIPPQTLMRLAVPIYTFGVALLIAVAMFGIIKKGARRWLHLGIDIQPSEILKIAMPLMLAWYFQTKASVESWKSFVVAAVLLLIPVTLIAKQPDLGTALLVAASGLYVIFLAGLSWKAIIALAVAGAASLPIGWSMMHDYQRERVMTLIDPTSDPLGKGFHIIQSIIAIGSGGMAGKGYMKGTQGYLEFVPERTTDFVFSVYSEEFGFIGNLVLLLVYLLLIGRGLMIAANAPNTFSRLLAGAITMIFFTYAFVNMGMVAGILPVVGVPLPFMSYGGTAFITLGLGAGILMSIQRHRKLVQT
- the mrdA gene encoding penicillin-binding protein 2, with the translated sequence MTEFKDNDREIHKFRLRLTVLVGLVFVCFGLLVARFVWLQVLHHDQYAAQAEDNRIALVPIVPNRGLIVDRNGVVLARNYSAYTLEITPSKLHANLDSVIDELSKLVTIEPRDRRRFKRLMEESRSFASVPIRTRLTDDEVARFTAQRFRFPGVEVQARLFRQYPLGEVASHVIGYIGRINQKEADALEQSEDAANYNGTEHIGKEGVEKRYERYLHGQTGYEEVERSAGGRAIRTLKRTAPVPGSNLILSLDIELQKVVEEAFGDQRGALVAIEPATGDVLAYVSRPGFDPNLFVDGIDSQNWNELNTSLDRPLMNRPLSGTYPPGSTFKPFMALAALELGFRRPSDAIRDPGFFMLGGHRFNDDKPGGHGYVDMYKSVVESCDTYYYQLGNEMGIDRISGFMRQFGFGEPTGIDLDHEKTGVLPSKEWKAQRFRRNRAAQKWVGGDTISVSIGQGFNNYSMIQLAHAVSTLANNGVVMKPHLVKIIEDGATRQRTLTVPKETRRIPLKQENIDFIKHTMVGVTQESYGTGFRAFANAGYISGGKTGTAQVIGLKGQKYNANAIDERHRDNALYVAFAPADNPRIALALVVENAGFGAAAAAPIARKALDYYLLGKRPAPPKPKEGAAPAAAPATTTAARPVAPAQVAAVPAAVIRKE
- the mreD gene encoding rod shape-determining protein MreD, which codes for MPGNRPHYILLPVSPLFITFSLVCAFMLNLLPWGHWVGAPDFVALVLVFWGIHQPRKVGIGVAFVMGLLMDVHDASLLGENALAYTLLSYLAIMIHRRVLWFRVMTQAMHVFPLLLLAQAIQAFVHFTVSGRFPGLFTFVESLVAVALWPVITWLLLAPQRRAVDRDHTRPI
- the mreC gene encoding rod shape-determining protein MreC; this encodes MEYSPPPLFKQGAPARVKVTVFALISIVLLVVDARMHLLAGVRQVAATVLYPVQMAALMPREALASMGGYFSSLSTLQKEVRELKSQQLLHARQIQQAQFQSAENAHLRRLMEAREQLPVKTLMSEVLYDARDPSTRRIVLDRGSRDGVVLGLPIVDHAGVIGQVTRVFPFTSEVTLLTDKEQAIPVQVLRSGLRSIAYGRGQSGQLDLRFVAQDADIQVGDVLVTSGLDGMYPAGLAVARVVQVEKAAGSFGRVIGQPLGGVDRNRQVLVIMSQMPLPPRPQAEAKVAAGRKLPKMEPVPQPPLPASPLPPQAPPGVAPAQAGGVPAAGAPATGVPAAGAPAAGAPVAPAPGAQPAGAATATPGPATAAPATTAPAARAPAAGAAGAGSPAAGSPAGSPARTPAQRSAPANPGATPLFTPGATRPAPAAPAATP
- a CDS encoding rod shape-determining protein — encoded protein: MFGFLRSYFSNDLAIDLGTANTLIYVRGLGIVLDEPSVVAIRQEGGPNGKKTIQAVGKEAKQMLGKVPGNIEAIRPMKDGVIADFTVTEQMLKQFIRMVHDSKFFRPSPRIIICVPCGSTQVERRAIRESALGAGASQVYLIEEPMAAAIGAGLPVSDATGSMVVDIGGGTTEVGIISLGGMVYKGSVRVGGDKFDEAIVNYIRRNYGMLIGEQTAEAIKKAIGSAFPGSEVKEMEVKGRNLSEGIPRSFTISSNEILEALTDPLNNIVSAVKNALEQAPPELGADIAEKGMMLTGGGALLRDLDRLLMEETGLPVLVAEDPLTCVVRGSGMALERMDKLGSIFSYE